Proteins found in one Mesorhizobium sp. CAU 1732 genomic segment:
- a CDS encoding GNAT family N-acetyltransferase, which translates to MHHPHFSAAEPLTGIVRLLRHSELHEFKAHLLRLDSESRRDRFNGPGNDAFVAAYADRCFHDGTIVIGYVESGRVFGAAELHERPEESEPTGEIAFSVERHLQHRGLGGHLFERLIESARAFGYERLRVTTHPQNETMKRLARRFNASLKFEHGETVGVIALEPAPPLPARPGAGAPRAAVQSVP; encoded by the coding sequence ATGCACCATCCACATTTTAGCGCTGCCGAGCCTCTGACGGGCATTGTCCGGCTGCTCAGGCATTCCGAACTGCACGAATTCAAGGCGCATCTTCTGCGTCTCGATTCGGAGAGCAGGCGCGATCGATTCAACGGTCCCGGCAACGACGCATTCGTGGCGGCCTACGCGGATCGCTGCTTCCACGATGGCACGATCGTCATCGGCTATGTGGAAAGTGGCCGGGTGTTTGGGGCGGCCGAACTGCATGAACGCCCGGAAGAGTCCGAGCCAACCGGCGAGATCGCCTTCAGCGTGGAGCGGCATCTGCAGCATCGCGGCCTTGGCGGCCATCTCTTCGAGCGCCTGATCGAGAGCGCGCGCGCTTTCGGCTATGAGCGGCTTCGCGTCACCACCCACCCTCAGAACGAAACGATGAAGCGGCTTGCACGTCGCTTCAATGCGTCGCTCAAGTTCGAGCATGGCGAAACGGTCGGCGTCATCGCGCTTGAGCCTGCGCCGCCCCTGCCTGCGCGGCCGGGTGCGGGTGCACCGAGGGCTGCGGTTCAAAGCGTGCCGTGA
- a CDS encoding S8 family serine peptidase: MTGAMLLAPIDAGRDSFLALGLAPAYADDDGDDGGGGGYGGGGGAGNSPTGIHRGTGNLGNVSPRGIFRGIRRAITGRSAPRRSATRAAPAAFPVRVDREIIAAGVSAPQRVELVAIGYSVVAETDVPLLGTTVMKLLVPEGTSLDDAREQVRSLAVGADVDFNHFYRPEAGEAENCSGPHCAAPQLVGWPLSAGERACGKGVRIALVDTGINPDHAVFEGRSIDLVRIGDDDLEASGHQHGTAVAALLAGSADSRTPGLLPNAELVAIDAFHRARGDDDRSDAYTLVRALDAALAREVSVVNLSLAGPANDLLKRAVTVASDRAVVVAAVGNDGPNANPAFPAAYPGVIGVTAVDRGKRVYRRAGRGGQVDIAAPGVDVWTAASVSGGRPKTGTSFAAPFVTAAVALLKGSEPTLTTAQVKARLSESAQDLGDEGRDPVFGWGLLDASDFCAGDDAPSAKAPIAPSVTETVQP, translated from the coding sequence ATGACCGGTGCGATGCTTCTGGCCCCGATCGATGCCGGACGGGACTCGTTCCTCGCGCTGGGTCTGGCGCCAGCCTATGCGGACGACGACGGTGATGATGGCGGCGGTGGCGGCTATGGTGGCGGTGGCGGGGCCGGCAACAGCCCCACCGGCATCCATCGCGGCACTGGTAATCTCGGCAATGTATCTCCTCGCGGCATCTTTCGCGGCATCCGGCGTGCGATCACGGGTCGTTCTGCCCCACGCAGGTCTGCAACCCGCGCAGCGCCTGCCGCGTTCCCGGTTCGCGTCGATCGCGAGATTATCGCAGCCGGCGTGAGTGCGCCGCAGCGGGTCGAACTGGTCGCGATAGGCTATTCGGTCGTCGCGGAAACGGATGTGCCGTTGCTTGGCACCACCGTGATGAAGCTGCTTGTGCCGGAGGGAACGTCCCTCGATGACGCGCGTGAGCAGGTTCGCTCACTGGCTGTCGGTGCCGACGTCGACTTCAACCATTTCTACCGACCGGAGGCGGGCGAGGCGGAAAATTGCAGCGGGCCGCACTGCGCGGCACCTCAACTCGTCGGCTGGCCATTGTCTGCTGGCGAGCGTGCCTGTGGCAAAGGCGTACGCATCGCGCTCGTGGATACCGGCATCAACCCCGATCACGCGGTGTTCGAGGGTCGTAGCATCGACCTCGTCCGCATCGGAGATGACGATCTGGAGGCGTCGGGGCACCAGCATGGAACCGCAGTCGCCGCCCTTCTGGCCGGCTCCGCGGACAGTCGGACGCCCGGCCTCCTGCCGAATGCCGAACTGGTGGCCATCGACGCGTTCCATCGCGCGCGTGGTGATGACGATCGGTCGGATGCCTATACGCTGGTCCGCGCGCTCGACGCGGCACTCGCCCGTGAGGTGTCGGTCGTCAATCTGAGCCTGGCCGGGCCTGCAAACGACCTGCTCAAGCGTGCGGTGACTGTCGCGTCCGACCGTGCCGTAGTCGTTGCAGCCGTCGGCAATGACGGACCGAACGCTAACCCTGCGTTTCCGGCGGCCTATCCCGGCGTTATCGGCGTTACCGCCGTGGATCGCGGCAAGCGGGTTTATCGCCGCGCGGGTCGCGGAGGACAGGTCGACATCGCCGCACCCGGCGTCGATGTCTGGACCGCAGCCTCGGTCAGCGGCGGACGGCCAAAGACCGGCACATCGTTTGCCGCTCCGTTCGTGACGGCGGCGGTCGCGCTTCTCAAGGGGTCCGAACCCACGCTGACGACCGCCCAGGTCAAGGCGCGCCTGTCGGAGAGCGCGCAGGATCTGGGCGACGAAGGCCGCGATCCGGTATTCGGCTGGGGGCTGCTCGACGCCAGCGACTTCTGTGCGGGCGATGACGCTCCCTCCGCCAAAGCGCCGATCGCTCCGTCCGTGACGGAGACAGTCCAGCCCTGA
- a CDS encoding RNA polymerase sigma factor, whose product MTSNAEDIGAQLIAMLPTLRRFALSLTRSADKADDLVQSACERALANAARYEPDTRFDAWMFRIIRNLWIDRVRREKTAGPTDDIDDRPDLAGISGVQVVEARSTMQSVSDAIDALPDEQREVLLLTCVEDVSYKDAAEVLGIPIGTVMSRLARARRRLAEITGISGGTARSPADKDERR is encoded by the coding sequence ATGACCTCGAATGCAGAAGACATAGGCGCGCAACTGATCGCGATGCTGCCGACGCTGCGGCGCTTCGCGCTTTCGCTCACGCGCTCGGCCGACAAGGCGGACGATCTCGTCCAGTCGGCCTGCGAGCGCGCACTTGCGAACGCTGCGCGCTACGAGCCCGACACGCGTTTCGATGCCTGGATGTTCCGGATCATCCGCAATCTGTGGATCGATCGCGTGCGCCGCGAGAAGACGGCGGGACCGACCGACGATATCGACGACCGTCCCGACCTCGCCGGCATATCGGGGGTGCAGGTCGTCGAGGCCCGGTCGACGATGCAGAGCGTCAGCGACGCGATCGATGCCTTGCCAGACGAGCAGCGCGAGGTCCTGCTGCTGACCTGTGTCGAGGATGTTTCATACAAGGACGCCGCCGAGGTGCTTGGCATTCCGATCGGCACGGTGATGAGCAGGCTGGCGCGCGCGCGCCGCAGACTTGCCGAGATCACGGGAATAAGCGGCGGGACCGCACGTTCCCCTGCCGACAAGGATGAGAGGCGATGA
- a CDS encoding anti-sigma factor — protein MTVQTFDDETLMAYADGELDAATAAAVERALETDDDIALRVGMFMETRLQARDAVVSRTDDTVPAALRQNIEAMIERAKAEDALAEKRAGVAPLRRAANDDSPWFRSRWIAPIAASLIAVLAGVGGYTLGTSQTPAPGALQVAGLSLTDLPRTLDTAPSGGDVSLAGGEARFRGIATFENGAGALCREFEVDTPGGAAVVSVACRDGADWQTAFVVVSRTSNDGYAPASSLEALNAYLETAGAGEPMSAEAEAEALAAARSR, from the coding sequence ATGACCGTGCAGACTTTCGACGACGAAACACTCATGGCTTACGCCGATGGCGAACTCGACGCGGCGACAGCCGCCGCCGTCGAACGCGCGTTGGAGACGGACGACGATATCGCCCTTCGCGTCGGAATGTTCATGGAAACGCGGCTTCAGGCCAGGGACGCGGTCGTATCGCGTACCGATGACACCGTGCCTGCCGCGCTGCGCCAGAACATCGAGGCGATGATCGAGCGCGCCAAGGCCGAGGACGCTCTGGCCGAAAAGCGCGCGGGCGTGGCGCCGCTGCGGCGCGCGGCAAATGACGACAGCCCATGGTTCCGCTCGCGCTGGATCGCGCCGATCGCAGCCTCGCTCATTGCAGTGCTTGCCGGTGTCGGCGGATATACGCTCGGCACATCGCAGACGCCCGCTCCCGGCGCTCTCCAGGTCGCGGGCTTGTCGCTCACCGATCTCCCCCGGACGCTGGACACGGCTCCCTCTGGCGGAGACGTGTCGCTGGCTGGCGGTGAGGCACGGTTCCGTGGCATCGCAACCTTCGAGAATGGCGCAGGCGCGCTGTGCCGCGAGTTCGAGGTGGACACGCCGGGCGGCGCAGCGGTCGTCTCCGTCGCATGCCGGGATGGAGCGGATTGGCAGACCGCTTTCGTGGTCGTGTCGCGCACCAGCAATGACGGCTATGCGCCGGCCTCCTCGCTGGAGGCCCTCAACGCCTATCTGGAAACGGCTGGAGCGGGTGAGCCGATGTCGGCCGAAGCAGAAGCCGAAGCCCTGGCGGCAGCGCGATCGCGATAA
- the rirA gene encoding iron-responsive transcriptional regulator RirA, whose product MRLTRQTNYAVRILMYCAANDGKLSRIAEIAAAYSVSELFLFKILQPLVENKLVETVRGRNGGVRLGKPATDISLFDVVRVTEDNFAMAECFENDATECPLVDSCALNEALRKALGAFFEVLESYSIDDLVKARPSMRDLLGIADLPPRVAAAN is encoded by the coding sequence ATGCGACTCACACGCCAGACCAATTACGCAGTCCGCATCCTGATGTATTGCGCCGCAAATGACGGCAAGCTCAGCCGGATCGCGGAGATCGCAGCCGCATATTCGGTGTCGGAGCTGTTCCTGTTCAAGATTCTGCAGCCGCTGGTCGAGAACAAGCTCGTCGAGACCGTGCGGGGCCGCAATGGCGGCGTTCGCCTCGGCAAGCCGGCGACCGATATTTCGCTCTTCGACGTTGTCCGCGTCACTGAAGACAACTTCGCCATGGCGGAGTGCTTCGAGAACGACGCCACCGAATGCCCGCTTGTGGATTCGTGTGCCCTCAACGAGGCGCTGCGCAAAGCGCTCGGTGCCTTCTTCGAGGTGCTGGAGAGCTATTCGATCGATGATCTGGTCAAGGCACGGCCGTCGATGCGCGATCTTCTCGGGATCGCAGACCTGCCGCCCCGGGTCGCCGCGGCAAACTGA
- a CDS encoding heme ABC transporter ATP-binding protein yields the protein MIDAHDVSVMIGTTRILHDVSFEARAGTVTAIVGPNGSGKTTFLKALSGDLPASGTIRLNGRDLRDMKPWQAAGLRAVLPQATTLSFPFTVREIVRLGIVNGRTGALAGEAERLPDRALAKVDLDGFSGRFYQELSGGEQQRVQLARVLCQVWAPVLDGEPRWLFLDEPVSSLDIKHQLIIMKIAREFASRGGGVVAILHDLNLTAMFADEVTVMCRGRVAASGSPRAVLTDDLIHRVFDCRLKVGVLPAGDMPFVLPQSATL from the coding sequence ATGATCGACGCACACGACGTTTCCGTGATGATCGGCACCACGCGCATTCTGCACGATGTCTCGTTCGAAGCGCGGGCGGGAACTGTGACGGCCATCGTCGGGCCGAACGGATCGGGCAAGACGACCTTCCTGAAGGCGTTGTCGGGCGATCTGCCCGCGTCCGGCACGATCAGGCTGAACGGCCGCGACCTGCGCGACATGAAGCCCTGGCAGGCCGCTGGCCTGCGTGCGGTGCTGCCGCAGGCGACCACGCTGTCGTTTCCGTTCACCGTGCGCGAGATCGTCCGGCTGGGGATCGTCAATGGCCGCACGGGCGCGCTTGCAGGCGAGGCCGAGCGTCTTCCCGACCGTGCCCTGGCGAAGGTCGATCTCGATGGTTTCTCGGGGCGATTTTATCAGGAGCTTTCAGGCGGCGAGCAGCAGCGCGTCCAGCTTGCACGGGTCCTGTGCCAGGTCTGGGCGCCGGTTCTCGATGGCGAGCCGCGCTGGCTGTTTCTGGACGAGCCGGTGTCGTCGCTCGACATCAAGCACCAGTTGATCATCATGAAGATCGCCCGCGAGTTCGCGTCTCGCGGCGGCGGCGTGGTCGCGATCCTGCATGATCTGAACCTCACCGCGATGTTCGCCGACGAGGTGACCGTGATGTGCCGGGGCAGGGTGGCGGCGTCGGGTTCGCCGCGCGCCGTCCTGACGGACGATCTGATTCACAGGGTTTTCGACTGCCGGCTCAAGGTCGGCGTGCTGCCCGCGGGCGACATGCCGTTCGTCCTGCCGCAATCGGCGACGCTCTGA
- a CDS encoding iron ABC transporter permease: protein MLQRAAGGFFSAPVVAGDRSARARATIVILAVVLVVVALFSLTAGASDASAVDVVLGWLGGAEDGALSARDRIIVYDIRLPRMILGVLIGAALAVSGAVMQGLFRNPLADPGLVGVSAGAGLGAISIIVLGGGILGPVIALFGIYALPLAAFAGGLATTLLLYHVATRRGQTSIATMLLAGIALGAMAGAFSGVLIYLADDRQLRDLTFWGLGSLAGATWTKILSAGPIIALALLAAPFMARSLNAMALGEATAHHLGIPVQRFKNIAIVVVAAATGASVAVSGGIGFVGIVVPHLLRLLIGPDHRYLLPASALLGASLLLLADAVSRTIVAPAELPIGIVTAAVGAPFFLWILLRKRGVLDL from the coding sequence ATGTTGCAGAGGGCGGCTGGCGGCTTCTTTTCCGCGCCGGTCGTGGCGGGTGACCGCTCGGCGCGTGCACGCGCGACGATCGTTATCCTTGCTGTGGTCCTGGTCGTCGTCGCGTTGTTCAGCCTTACGGCGGGTGCCTCCGATGCGTCGGCAGTGGATGTGGTGCTCGGCTGGCTCGGCGGGGCGGAGGATGGCGCGCTCAGCGCCCGCGACCGCATCATCGTCTACGACATAAGATTGCCGCGCATGATCCTCGGCGTACTGATCGGGGCAGCGCTTGCGGTGTCCGGCGCGGTGATGCAGGGGTTGTTCCGCAATCCGCTGGCCGATCCCGGCCTGGTCGGCGTGTCGGCCGGTGCAGGCCTGGGCGCCATCAGCATCATCGTGCTTGGGGGTGGCATTCTGGGTCCGGTCATCGCGCTGTTCGGCATCTACGCGCTGCCGCTTGCCGCCTTCGCCGGCGGCCTCGCGACGACGCTGCTGCTGTATCACGTCGCCACGCGGCGCGGGCAGACGTCGATCGCCACCATGCTGCTTGCAGGCATCGCGCTCGGTGCGATGGCGGGCGCGTTTTCGGGCGTTTTGATCTACCTTGCGGACGACCGGCAGCTCCGCGACCTGACCTTCTGGGGTCTGGGATCGCTGGCCGGCGCGACGTGGACCAAAATCCTGTCCGCGGGGCCGATCATCGCCCTGGCGCTGCTCGCGGCACCGTTCATGGCGCGCTCGCTCAACGCGATGGCGCTCGGAGAGGCGACCGCGCACCATCTCGGCATTCCGGTGCAGCGCTTCAAGAACATCGCGATCGTGGTCGTCGCGGCGGCCACCGGCGCGTCGGTCGCCGTTTCGGGCGGCATCGGCTTCGTCGGCATCGTCGTGCCGCATCTGCTGCGGCTGCTGATCGGGCCCGATCACCGCTATCTCCTGCCGGCGTCGGCGCTGCTCGGCGCGTCGCTTCTGCTGCTCGCCGACGCCGTCAGCCGCACGATCGTCGCGCCTGCGGAACTGCCGATCGGCATCGTGACCGCCGCCGTCGGCGCACCCTTCTTCCTGTGGATATTGCTGCGCAAGCGCGGCGTCCTGGACCTGTGA
- a CDS encoding ABC transporter substrate-binding protein yields the protein MSAAAQEVDTSRIVAIGGSVTEIVYALGEEARLIARDSTSVFPEAALALPDVGYIRQLSPEGVLSVNPSLILALEGSGPPEALEVLQKASIPLVTVPEKFDREGIVDKVRIIGEVLGVEDKSAAVASQIDADLASAETAAASVEEKKKVLFVLSLQGGRILASGTDTAANAIIGMAGGENAVTDYSGYKQLTDEAVIEAAPDVILAMDRGGDHATQLDELVTHPALAATPAGRDAKVVRMDGAFLLGFGPRTAAAARDLAAALYGKAAAD from the coding sequence ATGTCTGCCGCCGCGCAGGAAGTGGACACGTCCCGCATCGTCGCGATCGGTGGCTCGGTGACCGAGATCGTCTACGCATTGGGCGAGGAAGCACGCCTCATCGCCCGCGATTCCACGAGCGTCTTCCCCGAGGCCGCACTTGCTCTCCCCGATGTCGGCTACATTCGCCAGCTCTCGCCCGAGGGCGTTCTGTCGGTCAATCCAAGCCTCATTCTCGCGCTCGAAGGCAGCGGCCCGCCTGAAGCGCTGGAGGTGTTGCAGAAGGCCAGCATACCGCTCGTGACGGTTCCCGAGAAATTCGATCGTGAGGGCATCGTCGATAAGGTGCGCATTATCGGCGAGGTTCTTGGCGTGGAGGATAAGTCCGCTGCCGTCGCCAGCCAGATCGATGCCGATCTGGCATCCGCCGAAACCGCCGCCGCCTCGGTCGAGGAAAAGAAGAAGGTGCTGTTCGTCTTGTCGTTGCAGGGTGGGCGAATCCTTGCCTCCGGCACGGACACAGCGGCAAATGCGATCATCGGCATGGCGGGCGGCGAGAATGCCGTCACCGACTATTCCGGCTACAAGCAACTGACCGACGAAGCCGTCATCGAGGCTGCGCCCGACGTCATCCTGGCGATGGATCGGGGCGGCGACCACGCCACGCAACTCGACGAGCTCGTGACCCATCCGGCGCTAGCGGCGACGCCTGCCGGGCGCGATGCCAAGGTGGTGCGTATGGATGGTGCGTTCCTGCTCGGCTTCGGACCGCGCACGGCGGCTGCCGCGCGCGATCTGGCCGCCGCGCTTTATGGCAAAGCGGCTGCGGACTGA